In Thermodesulfovibrio aggregans, the following proteins share a genomic window:
- a CDS encoding RNA methyltransferase: MTSWKKNLYFVLVEPKEPGNIGASARAIKNMGFEKLILVNPAPLTDEAYWMAWASQDILENAEIYKNLDDALKDKAVVVGTTRRRGSKRGAIVDVRDGVKRIFEVAQDNKVAILFGREDKGLFNEEVEKCGFLITIPTSELQPSLNLAQAVLIVAYELMRCEEIKDFHMQRQFYVDQEELKKLYERLFTVLKKIGYIPEDPDLEKRIMNNFRHLFGRTGLTFWELKLLHGLCSHIEEKLVNGDII, encoded by the coding sequence TCTGCGAGAGCAATAAAAAACATGGGCTTTGAAAAACTCATCCTCGTAAATCCTGCACCACTTACAGATGAAGCTTACTGGATGGCATGGGCAAGTCAGGATATTCTTGAGAATGCTGAAATCTATAAAAACCTTGATGATGCCTTGAAAGACAAAGCAGTTGTCGTTGGAACAACCCGTAGAAGAGGCTCAAAAAGAGGAGCAATAGTGGATGTAAGGGATGGAGTTAAGAGAATTTTTGAAGTAGCTCAGGACAACAAAGTTGCCATACTCTTTGGCAGAGAAGACAAGGGGCTTTTCAACGAAGAAGTTGAAAAATGCGGATTTCTTATTACAATTCCCACATCAGAGCTACAGCCTTCATTAAATCTTGCTCAGGCAGTATTAATAGTTGCCTACGAACTCATGAGATGCGAGGAGATAAAAGATTTTCACATGCAAAGACAGTTTTATGTGGATCAGGAGGAACTTAAAAAGCTCTATGAAAGACTATTCACTGTTCTTAAGAAAATTGGATACATCCCTGAAGATCCTGATCTTGAGAAAAGAATAATGAACAACTTCAGACACCTCTTTGGAAGAACAGGGCTTACATTCTGGGAGTTGAAACTTCTTCACGGACTCTGTAGTCACATAGAAGAAAAGCTTGTAAATGGCGATATTATCTAA
- a CDS encoding MBL fold metallo-hydrolase, translating to MAGLAKEVDIVRGDVIYDDGTHKFIWLGWEEHEEEGLVQVNQYLIENKNVGVILDPGGVHVFPRVVANVSRYVDLDRIQHLFFSHQDPDVSSGVALWLSVTPAKVYISKWWVRFLPHYGIFDMARIVPLEEGGGRIQLPSGDYLEIIPAHFLHSVANFHVYDPRSKTLFTGDLGAAIFPKGQRYAYVEDFDSHLKLMEGFHRRYLASNSVVRKYIEKVRRLEIERIAPQHGAIIYKKEHIHRFFNWLENLKCGVDIADEFYR from the coding sequence ATGGCAGGCTTGGCAAAAGAAGTTGATATTGTAAGAGGTGATGTAATCTATGATGATGGAACTCACAAATTTATCTGGCTTGGATGGGAAGAACATGAAGAAGAAGGACTGGTTCAGGTAAATCAGTATCTCATTGAGAATAAAAATGTAGGAGTAATTCTTGATCCCGGAGGTGTTCATGTTTTTCCAAGAGTTGTGGCAAATGTCTCAAGGTATGTTGACCTTGATAGAATTCAGCATCTTTTCTTTTCCCATCAGGACCCTGATGTATCCTCTGGAGTTGCTCTATGGCTAAGCGTAACGCCTGCTAAAGTATATATCTCAAAATGGTGGGTAAGGTTTCTTCCCCATTATGGAATATTTGATATGGCAAGAATTGTTCCACTTGAGGAAGGTGGTGGCAGAATTCAACTTCCTTCAGGAGACTATCTTGAGATAATTCCTGCCCATTTTCTCCACTCTGTTGCCAATTTCCATGTTTATGATCCCCGTTCAAAAACCTTATTTACAGGCGATCTCGGCGCTGCCATATTTCCAAAGGGACAGAGATATGCCTATGTGGAGGATTTTGATAGTCACTTGAAACTTATGGAAGGATTTCATAGAAGATATCTTGCCTCAAACAGTGTAGTTAGAAAATACATTGAAAAAGTAAGAAGGCTTGAGATTGAAAGAATAGCTCCCCAGCATGGAGCAATAATCTATAAAAAAGAACACATTCATAGATTCTTTAACTGGCTTGAAAATTTGAAATGCGGTGTTGACATTGCAGATGAGTTCTACAGATAA
- a CDS encoding methyl-accepting chemotaxis protein, whose translation MFFRRKKRTNLTKKDIDTNLALIKTLSSGIIKSNIVGSTISNTMGLIDSNFSRIRDEVSSIATAMEEIDTTIRDMSRSVASINEEVQQMVKQNEMMDNELEKRVKDIESHNEKIIEVVSNIKDLGQATQNIGNIVTAISDVADQTNLLALNASIEAARVGEAGRGFAVVADEIRKLSQKTEALTKDISKILGNLSERVIVAVKEVEKIKELFSGIEQDMKTIRMSFEKTKAMSDTVGDAVNTLSTAIEEQSQVLTDVSKRITNTASMLNETYKVFSTVVKVNDEISKMTKF comes from the coding sequence ATGTTTTTCAGAAGAAAAAAAAGGACAAATCTCACAAAAAAAGATATTGATACAAATCTTGCCCTTATCAAGACTCTATCATCTGGTATTATAAAATCAAATATTGTCGGTTCAACGATTTCAAATACGATGGGATTGATTGACTCTAACTTTTCAAGGATAAGAGATGAAGTTTCATCCATTGCAACAGCTATGGAAGAGATTGACACCACCATAAGGGATATGTCAAGAAGTGTTGCCTCCATAAACGAGGAAGTTCAGCAGATGGTTAAACAGAATGAAATGATGGATAATGAACTTGAAAAAAGAGTAAAAGATATTGAATCACATAATGAAAAAATAATAGAGGTTGTCTCAAACATAAAAGACCTCGGACAGGCTACCCAGAACATTGGTAACATCGTTACCGCTATCTCTGATGTGGCGGATCAGACAAATCTTCTTGCTCTTAATGCATCAATTGAAGCAGCAAGAGTTGGAGAAGCGGGAAGAGGATTTGCAGTTGTGGCAGATGAGATAAGGAAACTATCTCAGAAAACAGAGGCTTTAACAAAGGATATCAGCAAAATACTTGGTAATTTGAGCGAAAGGGTGATAGTTGCTGTTAAAGAGGTTGAAAAAATAAAGGAGCTATTTTCAGGAATTGAGCAAGATATGAAAACAATAAGAATGTCCTTTGAAAAAACTAAAGCAATGTCAGATACTGTTGGAGATGCAGTAAATACTCTTTCAACAGCAATAGAAGAACAAAGTCAGGTATTAACTGATGTTTCAAAGAGAATTACCAATACGGCATCAATGCTCAATGAAACATACAAAGTTTTCTCAACTGTAGTAAAAGTCAATGACGAAATCTCAAAGATGACAAAATTCTGA
- a CDS encoding EAL domain-containing protein: protein MQNNILKLAICPHCINEEELYLWGKISENLSKTLNRKIDLITFSDFMKEEESLRKENFHIYYANPDTAIYLMQKGYEIIGKLKDENNQLCSISRKDYSSDKDIIKLAVIKRKYFFLPILFHKKEFRKFQLVFANSYEEIIELLQKKEADVGFIYTKMLRRLKDEYNIKFDENFCFNLPHYILIHPSISNFKEDILSLPEIERVTQKEVENLKLMFAQLEKMLEEWANSNIIEALLNSPNLGIIIYQERIVYANDYALRFLGYEKEELYNMSSFDLVYGEEKSKIIENHHRRLRGEKFSSVYELKFIKKDGSISWVQCLTNTILYQGRYSGLILFHDITERKQNEEILKILRDVNKIITQSITEEEIYEGICRSLVENLGFKFVWIGIPEKGKIVPLYHYGEEQGFFDILDIKIEEGYGLSQIAFKTGEIQINEDSREYLKKEPCAVELINRNFMSSCTIPLKKYGKVVSLLKIYSQFPKFFNKNIVNILEEIQNDLSFALERVDRIKHDMIISEALKHSDTWVLVTDENGHILYVNEAVEKISGYTRDELIGKNPRIFKSGLNPPEFYKQMWDTILSGKIFNAITPNRKKNGEIFHADLKIIPLKLPGNVLRFVAVAKDVTENIMLSERINKLQNYDALTELLNLNGFSVEVTLKLRETHTKGGLGVFILIDIVNMTYINKILGFSGGDLVLRLFAQRLKELFKETYTIARIGADTFGIYLSVDMAPEISNVYSRLVELNNTEFQLDDKSISININAAISLFPKDGETFKTLYEKADIALTKAKAEGEGAIKFFDPAIEKDVEKQWDVISLVKKAFDENLFVFYYQPYFYTDSLKLAGYEALVRIVDKSGEVYYPKVFIDYIENSSYLRMFEDWAINEIVQKIKKCNLNISVNISGKTFNNPEFVKKLAQIPEEIRDKITIEITERVFIENPEDAMVLISMIKKIKNPPKIAMDDFGTGYSSFVYLKDLPIDIIKIDMAFTKQMVYDKKALAIVQTIIELAKRLDKLTLAEGVETREQLEILKSLKCDMVQGFLFSKPLPEKEMKSVIIN, encoded by the coding sequence ATGCAAAATAATATTTTAAAACTTGCCATTTGTCCTCACTGCATTAATGAAGAGGAACTTTATTTATGGGGAAAAATATCTGAAAATCTCAGTAAAACTCTTAATAGGAAAATTGATTTAATTACATTTAGCGATTTTATGAAAGAGGAAGAATCCCTGAGGAAAGAAAATTTTCATATATATTATGCTAATCCTGACACAGCAATTTATCTCATGCAAAAAGGCTATGAAATCATCGGAAAGCTAAAAGATGAAAATAACCAACTCTGCAGTATCAGCAGGAAAGATTATTCATCCGATAAGGACATAATCAAGCTTGCAGTTATCAAAAGAAAGTATTTTTTCCTACCTATTCTTTTCCATAAAAAAGAATTTAGAAAGTTTCAATTAGTATTTGCAAATAGCTATGAGGAAATCATTGAACTTTTGCAAAAAAAAGAGGCAGATGTAGGTTTTATCTACACAAAAATGCTAAGAAGGTTGAAAGATGAATACAATATAAAATTTGATGAAAACTTTTGTTTTAATCTACCCCACTATATCTTAATTCATCCTTCTATCAGTAATTTCAAAGAAGATATTCTTTCCCTGCCAGAAATTGAGAGAGTAACTCAAAAAGAAGTGGAAAATTTAAAGCTGATGTTTGCACAACTTGAAAAAATGCTTGAAGAATGGGCTAATAGCAACATAATAGAAGCTCTTTTAAATTCACCCAATCTTGGAATAATAATTTATCAGGAAAGGATTGTCTATGCAAACGATTATGCTTTAAGATTTCTTGGATATGAAAAAGAAGAACTATACAACATGAGTAGCTTTGACTTAGTTTACGGCGAAGAAAAGAGCAAAATTATAGAGAACCATCATAGAAGGCTTAGAGGAGAAAAATTTTCATCAGTTTATGAATTAAAGTTCATAAAGAAAGATGGTAGTATTTCATGGGTTCAGTGTCTCACGAATACAATACTTTATCAGGGCAGATACTCAGGTTTAATTCTATTTCACGATATTACTGAGAGAAAACAGAATGAAGAAATTTTAAAAATTCTCAGAGATGTCAATAAAATTATCACTCAATCCATCACTGAAGAGGAGATTTACGAAGGAATATGCAGGTCTCTTGTTGAAAATTTAGGTTTTAAGTTTGTGTGGATTGGAATTCCTGAAAAAGGTAAAATTGTACCCCTTTATCACTATGGTGAGGAACAGGGATTTTTTGATATTCTTGACATAAAAATTGAAGAAGGATATGGGCTTTCTCAAATAGCATTCAAAACAGGTGAAATTCAGATAAATGAAGACTCAAGAGAATATCTTAAAAAAGAGCCCTGTGCAGTAGAACTCATAAATAGAAATTTTATGTCTTCCTGCACCATACCTTTAAAAAAATACGGCAAAGTCGTTTCTCTACTTAAAATATACTCTCAATTCCCTAAATTTTTTAACAAAAACATAGTAAACATACTCGAAGAGATTCAGAATGACCTCTCTTTTGCTCTTGAGAGAGTAGATAGGATAAAACACGATATGATTATTTCTGAAGCACTTAAACACTCCGATACTTGGGTGCTTGTTACAGATGAAAATGGTCATATCCTCTATGTAAATGAAGCAGTAGAGAAAATAAGCGGATACACAAGAGATGAACTTATTGGTAAAAATCCGAGAATATTTAAATCAGGACTCAATCCTCCAGAATTTTACAAGCAAATGTGGGATACAATTCTTTCTGGAAAAATATTCAATGCGATAACTCCCAACAGAAAAAAGAATGGCGAAATTTTCCATGCTGACCTGAAAATTATTCCATTGAAGCTCCCGGGAAATGTTTTAAGATTTGTCGCTGTTGCAAAAGATGTTACGGAAAACATAATGCTCTCTGAGAGAATCAATAAATTGCAAAACTATGATGCATTAACAGAGCTTTTGAATCTCAATGGATTCTCTGTAGAGGTAACTTTAAAATTAAGGGAAACTCATACTAAGGGAGGCTTGGGAGTATTCATACTTATTGATATTGTTAACATGACCTATATAAACAAAATTTTAGGTTTTTCAGGAGGTGACCTTGTACTCAGGCTTTTTGCTCAAAGATTAAAGGAACTTTTTAAAGAAACATATACAATCGCAAGAATTGGAGCAGATACTTTCGGAATATACCTGAGTGTAGATATGGCTCCTGAGATATCAAATGTTTATTCCAGGCTTGTGGAACTTAATAATACAGAGTTTCAGCTTGATGATAAATCAATTTCTATAAATATCAATGCTGCCATATCACTATTCCCAAAGGATGGGGAAACATTTAAAACTCTATATGAAAAGGCTGACATAGCCCTTACAAAAGCAAAAGCTGAAGGAGAAGGAGCAATAAAATTCTTTGATCCAGCAATTGAAAAAGATGTGGAAAAACAATGGGATGTAATAAGTTTAGTTAAAAAAGCCTTTGATGAAAATCTGTTTGTTTTTTATTATCAACCATACTTTTACACTGACAGTTTAAAACTTGCCGGCTATGAAGCTCTTGTTAGAATAGTTGATAAAAGTGGTGAAGTTTATTATCCAAAAGTTTTTATTGATTACATTGAAAACAGTTCATACCTGAGAATGTTTGAAGACTGGGCAATTAATGAAATCGTGCAAAAGATAAAAAAGTGCAACTTAAACATATCTGTAAATATCTCAGGTAAGACTTTTAATAATCCAGAATTTGTTAAGAAATTAGCTCAGATTCCTGAAGAAATAAGAGATAAAATTACCATAGAGATTACAGAGAGAGTGTTTATTGAAAATCCTGAAGATGCGATGGTTCTTATCTCAATGATAAAAAAGATTAAAAATCCACCGAAAATTGCAATGGATGACTTTGGTACAGGATATTCCTCTTTTGTTTATCTGAAAGATTTACCAATTGACATCATAAAGATAGATATGGCTTTTACAAAACAGATGGTCTATGACAAAAAGGCTCTTGCAATTGTTCAGACAATAATTGAGCTCGCAAAAAGGCTTGACAAACTCACCCTTGCTGAAGGTGTTGAAACCAGAGAACAGCTTGAAATTTTAAAATCTTTAAAATGTGATATGGTTCAGGGATTTCTCTTTTCAAAACCTCTTCCCGAAAAAGAAATGAAAAGTGTCATAATAAATTAA
- a CDS encoding TIGR03960 family B12-binding radical SAM protein — MNLLYFEKPTRYINHEINAIYKDREKLIRFALCFPDIYEIGMSHLGLKILYSLLNSLPNVYAERVFSPWIDMQEYMQKNDIALSSLETKTPLRDFDIVGFSLQYELSYTAVLNMLELGRIPLRWQDRIEGKYPLVIAGGPCTVNPLPLNDFIDAFLIGEAEEAILEFIKVFDEWKESNSSKESLLKAISEIEGFYVPYSGKRTVKRRFINDLENAPFPYAPVVPYAKVVHDRVSIEVSRGCPSGCRFCQAGFIYRPLRFRSPGRVFEIAENLIKNTGYEELSLLSFSIGHYPYLTELVSALNQRFSEKAVAVSLPSIRADKVTKDLLQAIKSARKTGFTIAPEAATQRLRCVINKNISDEDIEKACTFLFEEGWQNIKLYFMIGLPTETEQDIEEIVNFSRKIIKIAKRHTNRFVEINVTVSPFVPKPHTPFQWLGQINFDEMAKKLDFIRQSFNKSKIHYKGHNPRMSVLEAALSRGDEKIGDVLYRAWINGERLSAWSDLFDFSRWLKAMDETGVDLFHYAKREFSYEKPLPWDFIDTGVKKEFLKRELEKAVNLESSKECTIRCEGCGLKCSNDSNKDKVLHLSVGAKKPNNKEISITTVRFCHRKTGLMKYLSQLELGNLLTRALRIADVPFVISKGFHPKPEISFGPSLPVGVESEREYFDLKIYDEFREEYVERLNRVLPEGLKIVEAKTVPPESPSLSSFIQRYKYIVQLNYDFQLDQNKIESLTLKRQEKLLLLKDFLEEIKINGKQVCIIVKDSTDKARISEIVEAIFGKALKDLNIKRIAMYGFKGGWLEP; from the coding sequence ATGAACCTTCTTTATTTTGAAAAACCCACAAGATACATAAACCACGAAATTAATGCAATTTACAAAGACAGGGAGAAACTCATCAGATTTGCCCTCTGTTTTCCTGATATTTATGAAATAGGCATGTCACATCTTGGCTTAAAAATTCTTTATTCCCTTTTAAACAGTCTTCCGAATGTGTATGCTGAAAGAGTATTTTCACCATGGATTGACATGCAGGAATATATGCAAAAAAATGATATTGCACTCAGTTCCCTTGAAACAAAAACACCTCTCAGAGATTTTGATATTGTAGGATTTTCGCTTCAGTATGAACTTTCATACACTGCTGTTTTAAACATGCTTGAACTTGGCAGAATTCCTTTAAGGTGGCAGGATAGAATTGAGGGTAAATATCCTCTCGTTATTGCCGGTGGTCCCTGTACTGTTAATCCTTTGCCTCTCAATGATTTCATAGATGCTTTCCTGATTGGAGAGGCAGAGGAAGCAATTCTGGAATTTATAAAAGTGTTTGATGAGTGGAAAGAGTCAAATTCTTCTAAAGAGTCTTTACTGAAGGCAATATCAGAAATAGAGGGATTTTATGTTCCCTATAGTGGGAAAAGAACTGTTAAAAGGAGATTTATAAATGACTTAGAAAATGCACCTTTTCCATATGCACCAGTTGTGCCCTATGCAAAAGTTGTTCATGATAGAGTCTCAATTGAAGTATCCCGTGGATGTCCTTCGGGATGTAGGTTCTGTCAGGCAGGGTTTATATATAGACCTCTAAGATTCAGAAGTCCCGGTAGAGTTTTTGAAATTGCAGAAAATCTAATAAAGAATACAGGATACGAAGAACTTTCCCTTCTTTCATTCAGCATAGGACATTACCCCTATTTAACTGAGCTTGTTAGCGCTCTAAATCAACGCTTTTCAGAAAAGGCAGTTGCTGTCTCCCTTCCTTCAATAAGAGCGGATAAAGTAACAAAGGATTTGCTTCAGGCAATTAAGTCTGCAAGAAAAACAGGATTTACAATTGCACCTGAAGCTGCCACTCAGAGGCTTCGCTGTGTAATTAATAAAAATATTTCCGATGAAGATATTGAGAAAGCATGCACCTTTCTTTTTGAGGAAGGCTGGCAGAATATAAAGCTTTACTTCATGATAGGACTTCCAACTGAGACAGAACAGGATATAGAAGAAATTGTTAACTTTTCAAGGAAAATAATAAAAATTGCAAAGAGACACACAAACAGATTTGTTGAGATAAATGTCACTGTGTCTCCCTTTGTGCCAAAACCTCATACTCCATTTCAATGGCTTGGACAGATTAATTTTGATGAAATGGCTAAAAAACTTGATTTTATAAGACAATCCTTTAATAAAAGTAAAATCCACTACAAAGGACACAATCCCCGAATGAGTGTTCTTGAAGCTGCTCTTTCAAGGGGTGATGAAAAAATTGGAGATGTTTTATACAGAGCATGGATTAACGGAGAGAGGCTAAGTGCATGGTCAGATTTATTTGATTTTAGTAGATGGCTCAAAGCAATGGATGAAACAGGAGTTGATCTATTTCACTATGCTAAAAGAGAGTTTTCTTATGAAAAACCGCTCCCTTGGGACTTCATTGATACGGGCGTTAAAAAAGAGTTTCTTAAGAGAGAGCTTGAAAAAGCAGTTAATCTTGAATCCTCAAAGGAATGCACCATTAGATGTGAAGGATGCGGATTGAAATGTAGCAATGATTCTAATAAGGATAAGGTTTTACATCTATCAGTAGGGGCAAAAAAACCGAATAATAAAGAGATTTCTATCACCACAGTAAGATTTTGTCATAGAAAAACAGGATTGATGAAGTATCTTTCTCAGCTTGAATTGGGAAACCTTCTTACAAGAGCATTAAGAATAGCTGATGTTCCCTTTGTCATATCAAAGGGATTTCATCCAAAGCCTGAGATTTCTTTTGGACCTTCTCTGCCTGTGGGAGTTGAAAGCGAAAGAGAGTATTTTGACCTGAAAATTTATGATGAATTCAGGGAAGAATACGTTGAAAGATTAAATAGAGTTTTACCTGAAGGCTTAAAAATAGTTGAGGCAAAGACAGTCCCACCAGAAAGTCCTTCTCTTTCTTCATTTATTCAGAGATACAAATACATTGTACAGCTCAACTATGATTTTCAGCTTGACCAAAATAAGATAGAAAGTCTCACATTAAAAAGGCAGGAAAAACTGCTTTTACTCAAAGATTTTTTAGAGGAGATTAAGATAAATGGCAAGCAAGTATGTATAATAGTAAAAGATTCTACTGACAAAGCAAGAATCTCTGAGATAGTAGAGGCTATTTTTGGAAAAGCTCTCAAAGATTTAAACATAAAAAGAATAGCCATGTATGGCTTTAAGGGAGGATGGTTAGAGCCTTGA
- a CDS encoding Rne/Rng family ribonuclease: MSNELLINITKQECRVALLEGGQVVEFYIERKGDSSYVGNIYKGKVVKVLKGMQACFVDIGLDKAAFLYVDDIKGGIKELYPFLEGEEETEIIPKIDYKDVSIEELVQEGQEILVQVAKDPIGTKGARVTSRITLPGRYVVLMPGMEHIGVSRKIEDETKRKHLKELAAKIKPAGFGLIMRTVSEDATEEEIQRDIDFLLLLWDNIQKKKEKAHAPFLIHSEFDLVLRSLRDFMSQNVDRMIIDNYIEWQRLKEFAQVYFPRIADKIELYEGEEPIFDAFGIEVDLERALHRKVWLKSGGYIVIDQTEAMTVIDVNTGKFVGKENLEDTILRTNLEAVKEIAYQIRLRNLGGIILIDFIDMEKDENKQKVINAMTEAMKKDRAKTTIYNITELGIVQMTRKRTRESLEHTLCDSCPYCEGKGRVKSIRTVAYEILRKLKFMTVPQGTELTVVTNPSVADLLSDEERDSIEEIENSKKIRITIKKDTMLHQENYSIHKNLS; the protein is encoded by the coding sequence TTGAGCAATGAACTTTTAATAAACATAACAAAACAGGAATGCAGGGTTGCTCTTCTTGAGGGTGGTCAGGTTGTTGAGTTTTATATCGAAAGAAAAGGTGATTCAAGTTATGTTGGAAACATTTACAAAGGCAAAGTTGTAAAGGTGCTTAAAGGCATGCAGGCTTGTTTTGTGGATATAGGACTTGATAAAGCTGCATTTCTCTATGTAGACGACATAAAAGGTGGAATTAAAGAGCTCTATCCTTTTCTTGAGGGAGAAGAAGAAACTGAGATTATTCCGAAGATTGACTATAAAGATGTATCAATAGAAGAACTTGTTCAGGAAGGACAGGAAATCCTCGTTCAGGTTGCAAAAGACCCCATAGGAACAAAAGGAGCAAGGGTTACATCAAGAATTACCCTACCCGGCAGATATGTTGTACTTATGCCAGGGATGGAACACATTGGAGTGTCAAGAAAGATTGAAGATGAGACAAAAAGAAAACATCTAAAAGAGCTTGCTGCAAAAATTAAGCCCGCAGGATTTGGATTAATTATGAGAACTGTAAGTGAGGATGCCACCGAAGAGGAGATTCAAAGGGATATAGATTTTCTACTTCTTCTCTGGGATAATATTCAGAAGAAGAAAGAAAAAGCTCATGCACCCTTTCTTATTCATAGTGAGTTTGACCTGGTGCTAAGAAGCCTCAGAGATTTTATGAGTCAAAATGTAGACCGAATGATTATTGACAACTACATTGAATGGCAGAGATTGAAAGAGTTTGCTCAGGTTTATTTTCCAAGAATTGCCGATAAAATTGAACTATACGAAGGTGAAGAACCAATATTTGATGCCTTTGGAATAGAAGTTGACCTTGAGAGGGCACTTCACCGTAAAGTATGGCTTAAATCTGGAGGATACATTGTGATTGATCAGACAGAGGCAATGACAGTAATAGATGTAAATACAGGTAAATTTGTCGGCAAAGAAAATCTTGAAGACACAATCTTGAGAACAAACCTTGAAGCAGTCAAAGAAATTGCCTATCAGATAAGGCTTAGAAATCTTGGTGGTATCATTCTAATAGATTTTATTGATATGGAAAAGGATGAAAATAAACAGAAAGTAATCAACGCAATGACTGAAGCAATGAAAAAAGATCGAGCAAAAACAACAATATACAACATTACTGAACTCGGGATAGTTCAGATGACGAGAAAAAGAACAAGAGAAAGCCTTGAACATACTCTATGTGACAGTTGCCCCTACTGTGAAGGCAAAGGAAGAGTAAAAAGTATAAGAACTGTAGCCTATGAAATCCTGAGAAAACTAAAATTTATGACAGTCCCTCAGGGAACAGAGCTAACAGTAGTTACAAATCCATCTGTAGCTGATCTACTAAGTGACGAAGAGAGAGACTCGATAGAGGAAATTGAAAACTCTAAAAAAATAAGAATTACGATAAAAAAAGACACAATGTTACATCAGGAAAACTACTCAATTCATAAAAATCTATCCTAA
- a CDS encoding (Fe-S)-binding protein — protein sequence MSIINLPYFNRISSLEIKPQSNSLQVHSKVKPAGRIAIFLGCTSKYLIPSITEALIYILNWLNYEVIVPKQHCCGAPLLSAGFEKEAKNLAIKNLEVYKSFNIDGILTPCPTCAHFIGDVYKELIGEKLKVLKLADLFREKDREISGQYKGNAFFHISCHTSNYVKDSDDILSLLQKFGYNAQKKTGCCGFGGLFSFLFEKQSMDILRKKVLEYEKADMIISSCPNCIIQFKLAMKNKKIVHYAEAIEKILKGAKNGRAF from the coding sequence ATGAGTATCATAAATTTGCCATATTTCAATAGAATTTCCTCACTGGAAATTAAACCTCAATCTAATTCTCTTCAAGTCCATAGTAAAGTAAAACCTGCGGGAAGAATTGCCATTTTTTTAGGATGCACATCAAAATATCTAATTCCTTCAATTACTGAAGCTCTAATCTACATATTAAACTGGTTAAACTATGAAGTAATTGTACCGAAACAACACTGCTGTGGAGCTCCTCTTTTGAGTGCAGGTTTTGAAAAAGAGGCAAAAAATCTTGCCATAAAAAATCTTGAAGTATATAAATCCTTTAATATAGACGGAATACTAACTCCCTGCCCCACCTGTGCTCACTTTATTGGGGATGTATATAAAGAGCTAATAGGAGAAAAACTAAAAGTATTAAAACTTGCAGATTTATTTAGAGAAAAAGATAGAGAGATTAGCGGGCAATACAAAGGTAATGCTTTTTTTCACATCTCCTGCCACACCTCTAACTATGTTAAAGATTCGGACGATATATTAAGTTTACTTCAAAAATTTGGTTACAATGCTCAGAAAAAAACAGGTTGTTGCGGATTTGGTGGTCTTTTCTCTTTTTTATTTGAAAAACAATCTATGGATATTCTAAGAAAAAAAGTTTTAGAATATGAGAAAGCAGATATGATAATAAGCTCTTGTCCAAACTGTATAATTCAATTTAAGTTAGCTATGAAAAATAAAAAAATAGTTCACTATGCAGAAGCTATAGAAAAAATTTTAAAAGGAGCAAAGAATGGAAGAGCCTTTTGA